From a region of the Nothobranchius furzeri strain GRZ-AD chromosome 12, NfurGRZ-RIMD1, whole genome shotgun sequence genome:
- the LOC107376162 gene encoding LOW QUALITY PROTEIN: H-2 class II histocompatibility antigen, E-S beta chain (The sequence of the model RefSeq protein was modified relative to this genomic sequence to represent the inferred CDS: inserted 1 base in 1 codon) yields MSDKFHSGLCNAGGIMLVCVFYLSLVLSFICADFSDEDFYQAKLCYTFKGSHLEECEHTIMLSFNKQNMVEFNSTRGNWIGFTKYSKGAAKKXTNDPFEKSLRLAEPTMCEKLVNIIQYIGNLTTPPTMKLNLVKLSDGEHRAKFVCSAYDFYPKQIQLTWLRNGQEVTEGVSYSSVMYDGNLYYQFHSYLKYFPTSGERITCMVEHFSLSEPKLVDWDDSLLSEDMTPIAFGLCVLMVGLIVLSSGFIYYKKHQPHTTPATEMLARPEDLLPGKPSVTE; encoded by the exons ATGTCAGACAAGTTTCATTCTGGTTTATGCAACGCAGGAGGAATCatgcttgtttgtgttttttatttgagTTTGGTGCTTTCCTTCATCTGTGCTG ATTTTTCAGATGAAGATTTTTATCAGGCCAAATTATGTTACACATTTAAGGGTTCCCACTTAGAAGAATGTGAGCACACAATTATGTTAAGTTTTAACAAGCAAAATATGGTGGAGTTCAACAGCACAAGAGGCAACTGGATTGGATTCACTAAATATTCTAAAggagctgcaaaaa aaactaatgatCCTTTTGAAAAGTCTCTAAGACTAGCTGAACCAACAATGTGTGAAAAGTTAGTGAACATCATCCAATACATAG GAAATCTCACAACACCGCCCACCATGAAATTAAACTTGGTGAAACTGTCTGATGGTGAACACCGAGCTAAATTCGTTTGCAGTGCCTATGACTTTTACCCAAAGCAAATCCAGCTGACCTGGCTGAGAAATGGACAGGAAGTGACTGAAGGGGTCAGTTACTCAAGTGTGATGTATGATGGGAATTTGTACTACCAGTTCCACTCATATCTGAAGTACTTCCCAACTTCAGGAGAAAGAATCACCTGCATGGTTGAACATTTTAGCCTCTCTGAACCAAAACTTGTCGACTGGG ACGACTCCCTTCTCTCAGAAGACATGACTCCAATAGCTTTTGGGCTGTGTGTACTCATGGTTGGTCTGATTGTGCTGAGCTCTGGATTCATCTATTACAAAAAACATCAGCCACATACAACGCCTGCCACG GAAATGCTTGCTAGACCTGAAGATTTATTGCCTGGAAAGCCatctgtaacggaatga